The Aminithiophilus ramosus genome contains a region encoding:
- a CDS encoding DUF2156 domain-containing protein, translated as MTIAFRPLTLEDGPALRAALDLCPQKASDYTFVNLWAWNGQRRYDVAFDGDLAWLRATSPKEELWAPLGDWEKADWETLLRQSFHRGALFRRVPEKLARLLARRLGPSVSIEEERDQWEYLYLVDELIALEGNRFHKKKNLVNQFLKSYDWRYVSLSADDGPMIVDLQQAWCRRRNCDETEGLKEENEAIARVLRDWRTFPDLMGGALVVNETLVAYTVAEALDDTVVIHFEKGLSDYKGVYQAINRIFLERLASFRYVNREQDLGEEGLRKAKMSYNPVDFLRKYAVAWRT; from the coding sequence ATGACGATCGCATTCCGCCCCCTGACCCTCGAAGACGGACCGGCCCTGAGGGCGGCCCTGGACCTCTGTCCTCAGAAGGCCTCCGACTACACCTTCGTCAACCTCTGGGCCTGGAACGGCCAGAGGCGCTACGACGTCGCCTTCGACGGCGATCTGGCCTGGCTCCGCGCCACCTCTCCGAAAGAGGAGCTCTGGGCACCCCTGGGAGATTGGGAAAAAGCCGACTGGGAGACGCTCCTGAGGCAGAGCTTTCATCGGGGAGCCCTCTTCCGGCGCGTGCCTGAAAAGCTGGCACGCCTCCTCGCCCGGCGCCTGGGACCGTCTGTCTCCATCGAAGAGGAGCGGGACCAGTGGGAGTACCTCTACCTCGTCGACGAGCTCATCGCCCTCGAGGGAAACCGCTTCCACAAGAAGAAGAATCTGGTGAACCAGTTTCTCAAAAGCTACGACTGGCGCTACGTCTCCCTGTCGGCCGACGACGGTCCGATGATCGTCGACCTTCAGCAGGCATGGTGCCGCCGGCGGAACTGCGACGAGACGGAGGGCCTGAAGGAGGAAAACGAGGCCATCGCCCGCGTCCTGCGCGACTGGAGGACCTTCCCGGACCTGATGGGCGGCGCCCTCGTCGTGAACGAGACCCTGGTGGCCTACACCGTCGCCGAAGCCCTCGACGACACCGTCGTCATCCACTTCGAGAAGGGCCTTTCCGACTACAAGGGGGTCTATCAGGCCATCAACAGAATCTTCCTGGAACGCCTTGCCTCCTTCCGCTACGTCAACCGCGAACAGGACCTGGGAGAGGAGGGGCTCAGGAAGGCCAAGATGTCCTACAATCCCGTCGATTTTCTCCGCAAATACGCCGTCGCCTGGCGAACCTGA
- a CDS encoding radical SAM protein has protein sequence MSNMKRSIKTKLINEGLRYIEKDPMENIAKWIKWAKKIITSKEHAKYLEIFKESIENPYSNWHQLTKRFFEELSMNTKNKFLANYIINSGIIGIPTKNKLQEKYDCNIPWAILIDPTSACNLKCIGCWAAEYGKTDFLSLETLDRVIQEGKELGIYMYIYSGGEPLMRKDDLIDLAKKHDDCAFLAFTNATLVDENFSKNLGQLGNFGLAISIEGTEQETDARRGIGVYKKAIKAMDLLKKEGVIFGFSTCYHKHNTCSVGSESYIDYMVEKGCMFGWYFTYIPIGKTASLDLLATPEQREYMFHQVRNFRKNKPIFLLDFWNDGDYVDGCIAGGKNYLHINARGDVEPCAFIHYSNININHTTLLEALHSPLFKQYREHQPFNENHLRPCPLLDNPEKLVHMVHQANARSTQPIDEESVEALTSKTESAAKKWAPVATKLWENIKANRNY, from the coding sequence ATGTCAAACATGAAACGATCCATCAAAACAAAATTAATCAACGAAGGGTTGAGATATATCGAAAAAGACCCCATGGAAAACATCGCGAAATGGATCAAATGGGCTAAAAAAATCATCACGTCAAAAGAACATGCAAAATATTTAGAAATATTCAAAGAAAGCATAGAAAACCCCTACAGCAATTGGCATCAACTGACAAAAAGATTCTTCGAAGAACTATCCATGAATACAAAAAATAAATTCTTGGCAAACTACATCATAAACTCAGGCATAATAGGAATACCCACGAAAAACAAACTTCAGGAAAAATATGATTGCAACATCCCATGGGCCATATTGATTGATCCGACTTCTGCGTGCAATCTAAAATGCATCGGCTGTTGGGCTGCAGAATATGGAAAAACAGATTTCCTAAGCCTTGAAACTCTTGACCGAGTCATTCAAGAGGGCAAAGAACTAGGCATCTATATGTATATATACTCTGGCGGAGAACCACTTATGCGAAAAGATGACCTGATCGACCTTGCCAAAAAGCATGATGACTGTGCTTTCCTGGCATTCACAAACGCCACGCTTGTGGATGAAAATTTTTCCAAAAATTTAGGCCAACTCGGAAATTTCGGATTGGCCATAAGCATCGAAGGAACCGAGCAAGAAACCGACGCCAGAAGAGGAATAGGCGTTTATAAAAAAGCAATAAAAGCAATGGATTTACTAAAAAAGGAAGGAGTTATATTTGGATTCTCCACTTGTTACCACAAACATAATACCTGCTCAGTCGGATCAGAAAGTTACATAGACTATATGGTTGAAAAAGGATGTATGTTTGGATGGTATTTCACCTATATACCCATAGGAAAAACAGCATCGCTTGATTTATTGGCTACACCGGAACAAAGAGAGTACATGTTCCATCAAGTAAGAAATTTTAGGAAAAATAAACCAATATTTTTGTTAGATTTTTGGAATGACGGAGATTATGTCGATGGCTGCATAGCGGGCGGAAAAAACTACTTGCACATCAACGCCAGAGGTGACGTCGAGCCATGTGCGTTCATCCACTACTCAAATATCAATATAAATCATACAACTTTACTGGAGGCTCTTCATTCTCCTCTATTCAAGCAATACCGAGAGCATCAGCCCTTCAATGAGAACCATCTGAGGCCTTGTCCTCTCTTGGATAACCCAGAAAAACTCGTCCATATGGTCCATCAGGCCAACGCCAGATCGACACAGCCCATCGATGAGGAATCCGTTGAAGCATTGACCTCTAAAACCGAAAGCGCTGCTAAAAAATGGGCTCCTGTAGCAACCAAACTCTGGGAAAACATTAAAGCCAATAGAAATTACTAG
- a CDS encoding glycine/betaine/sarcosine/D-proline family reductase selenoprotein B: MSKRVVHYLNQFFAGQGGEASADLKATTVEGALGPGLQLQALFGDEASIVATVWCGDNHFAENLERTRADVLERIVALRPDLVIAGPAFNAGRYGMACGEVCQAVTEELGLPALTGFYAENPAVEIYGRDIFIVPVADSARGMKRALEALCGLSLRLLGGGLKGTAEEEGYLSRGRRKNFFFSKNGAARAVDMALAKFRGEPFRTEFEMPFFDRVPPAPALKDLTKATVALVNSGGVVPMGNPDRIEVSSASRFGRYSLESLEDLTAREFESVHGGYDRTFVNDDPDRVVPLDVLRALEREGAFGRLYGYYFSTVGTGTPVKNCTRFGAEIAERLRSDGVDAVILTSTUGTCTRCGAAMVKEIERARIPVVHIATIVPISLTVGANRIVPGVAIPHPLGNPDLSPQEEFALRRELVERALRALTTEIVDQTVFDR; encoded by the coding sequence ATGTCCAAGCGCGTTGTCCACTATCTGAACCAGTTTTTTGCAGGTCAGGGCGGTGAGGCGTCGGCCGATCTGAAGGCGACGACCGTCGAAGGAGCCCTGGGGCCCGGCCTTCAGCTTCAGGCGCTTTTCGGCGACGAGGCCTCCATCGTCGCCACCGTCTGGTGCGGCGACAACCACTTCGCAGAAAATCTCGAAAGGACCCGCGCCGACGTCCTGGAGCGGATCGTCGCCCTCCGTCCCGATCTCGTCATCGCCGGTCCGGCCTTCAACGCCGGCCGCTACGGCATGGCCTGCGGCGAAGTCTGCCAGGCCGTCACGGAGGAACTCGGCCTTCCGGCTCTTACCGGCTTCTATGCGGAAAATCCCGCCGTCGAAATCTACGGCCGCGATATCTTCATCGTCCCCGTCGCCGATAGCGCCCGGGGGATGAAAAGGGCTTTGGAAGCCCTCTGCGGTCTCTCCCTCAGGCTTCTCGGCGGGGGGCTGAAGGGGACGGCCGAGGAGGAGGGCTATCTTTCGCGGGGAAGGCGGAAGAACTTCTTCTTCTCCAAGAACGGGGCGGCCCGCGCCGTCGACATGGCCCTGGCCAAGTTCCGCGGCGAGCCCTTCCGGACCGAGTTCGAAATGCCTTTTTTCGACCGCGTTCCCCCCGCCCCGGCTCTGAAGGATCTGACGAAGGCCACCGTGGCCCTCGTCAACTCGGGCGGCGTCGTTCCCATGGGCAATCCGGACCGGATCGAAGTCTCTTCGGCCTCCCGCTTCGGCCGCTATTCCCTGGAGTCCCTCGAGGATCTGACGGCGAGAGAGTTCGAATCGGTCCACGGCGGCTACGACAGGACCTTCGTCAACGACGACCCGGACCGCGTCGTCCCCCTCGATGTCCTGAGGGCCCTCGAGAGGGAAGGGGCCTTCGGCCGCCTCTACGGCTACTACTTTTCCACGGTGGGCACGGGAACGCCGGTGAAAAACTGCACCCGCTTCGGAGCCGAGATCGCCGAACGGCTCCGATCGGACGGCGTCGACGCCGTCATCCTCACCTCCACCTGAGGGACCTGCACCCGCTGCGGCGCAGCGATGGTCAAAGAGATCGAACGTGCCCGCATTCCCGTCGTCCACATCGCCACCATCGTTCCCATCTCCCTCACGGTGGGAGCCAACCGCATCGTTCCCGGCGTGGCCATTCCCCACCCCCTGGGGAACCCCGACCTCTCGCCGCAGGAGGAGTTCGCCCTCCGCAGGGAGCTCGTCGAAAGGGCCCTCCGGGCCCTGACGACGGAAATCGTCGATCAGACCGTCTTCGACAGGTGA
- a CDS encoding glycine/sarcosine/betaine reductase component B subunit, which produces MKLELHRAAVGEVRLGSKTKLEGGCLTVDATEALEVLEGLPLIRTKLEVARPGERVRIIPVKDVIEPRCKISGGGEVFPGFIGDVETVGEGATLVLEGAAVVTCAPVVGFQEGFIDMCGPGAAYTPFSRTQNIVLVAEPQEGLEKHAYEGALRLAGLRLAHYLARACVGAPVDRVESYELPPLSEGRSGLPRFVYVYMLQSQGLLHDTYLYGVDVKKILPTLIHPNEVLDGAIASGNCVSACDKNTTYHHLNNPVIAELYSRHGVDLDFLGVIVTNENVVLADKKRSSSYTAKLAALIGAEVALVTEEGYGNPDTDLVMNCAKLEKRGIRTVLITDEAAGADGASQGLADAAVEATAVVSAGNVNAVVVVPPMDRVLGWPESIATLSGGNGASLRPDGSIETEIQAIIGSTNELGFSAIGARWV; this is translated from the coding sequence ATGAAACTGGAACTGCATCGGGCTGCCGTCGGGGAAGTCCGTCTCGGTTCGAAGACGAAACTGGAAGGCGGGTGTCTCACCGTCGACGCCACGGAGGCCCTCGAAGTCCTCGAGGGGCTTCCCCTGATCCGGACGAAGCTGGAGGTGGCCAGGCCCGGCGAAAGGGTCCGCATCATCCCCGTCAAGGACGTCATCGAACCCCGCTGCAAGATCTCGGGGGGCGGCGAGGTCTTTCCGGGTTTCATCGGCGACGTGGAGACCGTCGGAGAGGGAGCGACGCTTGTCCTCGAAGGAGCCGCCGTCGTCACCTGCGCCCCCGTCGTCGGCTTCCAGGAGGGGTTTATCGACATGTGCGGTCCCGGTGCCGCCTACACGCCCTTCTCGAGGACTCAGAACATCGTCCTCGTCGCCGAACCCCAGGAGGGGCTGGAAAAGCATGCCTACGAGGGCGCCCTCCGCCTGGCCGGGCTGAGGCTGGCCCACTATCTTGCCCGCGCCTGCGTCGGAGCGCCCGTCGATCGCGTCGAGAGCTACGAGCTGCCGCCCCTCTCGGAAGGCCGTTCCGGCCTTCCCCGCTTCGTCTACGTCTACATGCTTCAGTCTCAGGGACTCCTCCACGACACCTATCTCTACGGCGTCGACGTCAAAAAAATCCTTCCCACGCTGATTCACCCCAACGAGGTTCTCGACGGCGCCATCGCCTCGGGCAACTGCGTCTCGGCCTGCGACAAGAACACGACTTATCACCATCTCAACAACCCCGTCATCGCCGAACTCTACAGCCGTCACGGCGTCGATCTCGACTTCCTCGGCGTCATCGTCACCAACGAGAACGTCGTCCTCGCCGACAAGAAACGCTCGTCGAGCTACACGGCCAAGCTGGCCGCCCTGATCGGAGCCGAAGTGGCCCTCGTCACCGAAGAGGGGTACGGCAACCCCGACACGGACCTGGTCATGAACTGCGCCAAGCTCGAAAAGCGAGGCATCCGGACGGTCCTCATCACCGACGAGGCCGCCGGCGCCGACGGCGCCAGCCAGGGGCTGGCCGATGCCGCCGTCGAGGCGACGGCCGTCGTCTCGGCCGGCAACGTCAACGCCGTCGTCGTCGTGCCCCCCATGGATCGCGTCCTGGGGTGGCCCGAGTCGATCGCCACTCTTTCCGGCGGCAACGGAGCGAGTCTCAGGCCCGACGGCTCCATCGAGACGGAGATTCAGGCCATCATCGGCTCCACCAACGAATTGGGTTTCAGCGCCATCGGCGCCCGCTGGGTCTGA
- a CDS encoding CdaR family transcriptional regulator, with amino-acid sequence MPKGARPMQADLAQKVADVAMATIGHHVIITDDRALVIGSSLPDRRGDLHSPSLKAMASRSEVVTTPDEALGLDRVRPGVTLPIELAGEIVGSVAIAGEPDEVVRFSQLVRREAEVFLKERMLLEAELLRDGARQHLIQEIYAFAGGEMDREFLLARGREIAIDLALPRLCLVIDVTPLGPDRKNAEGSERRRLAGEIEALFKRAQDLTAILGSDKFIVLPVLSGKERQTFVDAVAEGCRHLQESFRRRGREASFGIGPVADDLDALSLSLRRAWRALVLGRRIEGKPGVFFYEDFLLDDLLAGADRRLARTFIARSLGDLRDADDFDDLKTTLRAWMGDPFHPGQVARSLGIHRNTLTYRLDKIGRMTGQDLRDFRSLFSLELALRLADCPTLAERERGEMRT; translated from the coding sequence ATGCCCAAAGGAGCGAGGCCCATGCAGGCCGACCTGGCCCAGAAGGTGGCCGACGTGGCCATGGCGACCATCGGTCACCACGTGATCATCACCGACGATCGGGCCCTCGTCATCGGGTCCAGTCTGCCCGACCGGAGAGGCGACCTTCACAGCCCCTCCCTGAAGGCCATGGCCTCCCGGTCGGAGGTCGTCACGACTCCCGACGAGGCCCTGGGACTGGATAGGGTTCGGCCTGGCGTGACCCTTCCCATCGAACTGGCAGGAGAAATCGTCGGATCCGTCGCCATCGCGGGAGAACCCGACGAGGTGGTCCGCTTCAGCCAGCTCGTCCGGCGCGAGGCCGAAGTCTTCCTCAAGGAACGCATGCTCCTCGAGGCCGAACTCCTTCGCGACGGAGCGCGCCAGCACCTCATACAGGAGATCTACGCCTTCGCCGGAGGCGAGATGGATCGGGAGTTTCTCCTGGCCCGGGGAAGGGAGATCGCCATCGATCTCGCCCTTCCCCGGCTCTGCCTCGTCATCGACGTCACGCCCCTCGGTCCCGACAGGAAAAACGCCGAGGGCTCGGAACGAAGGCGCCTGGCAGGGGAGATCGAGGCCCTTTTCAAAAGGGCCCAGGATCTGACGGCCATCTTGGGAAGCGACAAATTCATCGTCCTTCCCGTCCTGTCGGGAAAAGAGCGTCAGACCTTCGTCGACGCCGTCGCCGAAGGCTGCCGTCACCTCCAGGAGAGTTTCCGGCGCCGGGGCAGGGAGGCCTCCTTCGGCATCGGTCCCGTCGCCGACGACCTCGACGCCCTCTCCCTCTCTCTGCGCAGAGCCTGGAGGGCCCTCGTCCTGGGCCGGAGGATTGAAGGGAAACCAGGCGTCTTCTTCTACGAGGATTTCCTTCTCGACGACCTCCTCGCCGGAGCCGACCGCCGTCTCGCCCGGACCTTCATCGCCCGATCGCTGGGCGACCTGAGAGACGCCGACGACTTCGACGACCTGAAGACGACGCTCCGGGCCTGGATGGGCGACCCCTTCCATCCGGGGCAGGTGGCCCGATCGCTGGGCATTCACCGCAACACCCTGACCTACCGCCTGGACAAGATAGGCCGTATGACGGGACAGGATCTGAGAGACTTCCGCAGCCTCTTCTCCCTCGAACTGGCCCTGAGGCTGGCCGACTGTCCGACCCTGGCCGAAAGGGAAAGGGGGGAGATGCGGACATGA
- a CDS encoding ABC transporter ATP-binding protein, with protein sequence MILLEFDLPLPRTKGQGPSVAARLPSRSVLEVKGPSGVGKSTLLRLIARLTPRPGGTLRFRGTDASALAAPIWRREVQYLHQQPVLIAGTVEENLLLPWTLAAYGQKPRPDRGTLVDTLGTLDLDAKLLERDGRLLSGGEKSRVALARSFLADPTLLLLDEPTASLDEDNRRLLLLALRDWLDGADRGLVLVSHRDDGAFFDQGMTLDMTALREVFLP encoded by the coding sequence ATGATCCTCCTCGAATTCGACCTTCCTCTTCCTCGGACCAAGGGACAAGGTCCCTCTGTGGCGGCCCGTCTTCCCTCCCGTTCCGTGCTGGAAGTCAAGGGTCCCTCTGGGGTGGGCAAGTCGACGCTCCTGCGTCTCATCGCCCGCCTGACGCCCCGCCCGGGAGGAACGCTCCGCTTCCGCGGAACCGACGCCTCGGCTCTTGCGGCCCCGATCTGGAGGCGGGAAGTCCAATATCTCCATCAGCAGCCCGTTCTCATCGCCGGAACCGTCGAGGAGAACCTGCTCCTTCCCTGGACCCTGGCCGCCTACGGCCAGAAGCCCCGGCCCGACAGAGGGACTCTCGTCGACACGCTCGGGACGCTGGACCTCGACGCGAAACTCCTCGAACGGGACGGGCGCCTCCTCTCGGGAGGCGAGAAAAGCCGCGTCGCCCTTGCCCGGAGCTTTCTCGCCGACCCGACTCTCCTCCTGCTCGACGAGCCGACGGCCTCCCTCGACGAGGATAACCGCCGCCTTCTCCTCCTCGCTCTCCGCGACTGGCTCGACGGGGCCGACAGGGGCCTCGTTCTCGTCTCGCACCGCGATGACGGGGCCTTTTTCGACCAGGGCATGACCCTCGACATGACAGCCCTCCGGGAGGTTTTTCTTCCATGA
- a CDS encoding ABC transporter permease yields the protein MSGAPIIGNGQLLLSLALLVLPGAVSALLGLGLLRSLLWGALRTFLQLSLIGYVLGFLFTLESPLVVVAVVTAMTAIATEAAMARTPSAKPFPYLISFGSLWASTFLAGTLVLFAVIAADPWYSPRVAIPIFGMILGNAMTGISLALERLFSSVREGCDSVEALLALGATPWESVRDRVRQAIGAGMTPTIHSLMVVGLVSLPGMMTGQILGGADPLQAVRYQIVVMYMISAAVAVGCLLLTLSGYRRLFTDDGALKAHLRESARP from the coding sequence ATGAGTGGCGCGCCGATCATCGGCAACGGCCAGCTCCTTCTCTCCCTGGCCCTCCTTGTTCTGCCGGGAGCCGTCTCGGCCCTTCTCGGACTGGGGCTGCTCCGGTCCCTCCTCTGGGGAGCCCTCCGGACTTTTCTTCAACTTTCCCTCATCGGTTACGTCCTGGGCTTTCTTTTCACCCTCGAAAGCCCCCTCGTCGTCGTCGCCGTCGTCACGGCCATGACGGCCATCGCCACGGAGGCGGCGATGGCACGAACCCCCTCGGCCAAACCCTTCCCCTACCTGATCTCCTTCGGCTCCCTCTGGGCCAGCACCTTTCTGGCCGGAACGCTCGTCCTCTTCGCCGTCATCGCCGCCGACCCCTGGTACAGCCCCAGAGTGGCCATTCCCATCTTCGGCATGATCCTCGGCAACGCCATGACGGGCATCTCCCTCGCCCTGGAACGCCTCTTCTCCTCCGTCCGAGAGGGCTGCGATTCCGTCGAGGCCCTTCTGGCCCTGGGAGCGACGCCCTGGGAATCGGTCAGGGACCGGGTGCGCCAGGCCATCGGAGCCGGCATGACGCCGACGATTCATTCCCTCATGGTCGTCGGACTCGTCAGCCTGCCGGGAATGATGACGGGCCAGATTCTGGGAGGCGCCGACCCCCTTCAGGCCGTCCGCTACCAGATCGTCGTCATGTACATGATCTCGGCCGCCGTCGCCGTCGGGTGCCTCCTTCTGACCCTTTCGGGCTACAGGAGGCTCTTCACCGACGACGGAGCCCTCAAGGCCCACCTGAGAGAGAGCGCGAGGCCCTGA